In one window of Pseudomonadota bacterium DNA:
- a CDS encoding RNHCP domain-containing protein, whose amino-acid sequence MAEKSGLKTKRFQVVNEGFLCGHCGAEVPPTAQTTPRNHCPRCLWSMHVDRNPGDRANPCRGMMRPIGIYTHTRKQYVILHQCVKCGERVRSKAILRDTNAADDFDIILELSGKPINEARPLPPHMRKKKLRSQTLEARRQK is encoded by the coding sequence ATGGCGGAAAAATCAGGGCTCAAGACAAAGCGGTTCCAGGTCGTCAACGAGGGCTTTCTGTGCGGCCATTGCGGGGCAGAGGTCCCGCCGACCGCGCAGACAACCCCTCGCAACCACTGCCCGCGCTGCCTCTGGTCCATGCACGTGGACCGAAACCCCGGCGACCGCGCCAATCCTTGCCGCGGGATGATGCGGCCCATCGGGATCTACACGCACACCAGGAAGCAGTACGTGATCCTGCACCAGTGCGTGAAGTGCGGCGAGAGGGTGCGCTCAAAGGCGATCCTTCGAGACACCAATGCTGCCGACGACTTCGACATCATCCTCGAGCTCTCAGGCAAGCCGATCAACGAGGCCCGCCCCCTCCCGCCGCACATGAGGAAGAAGAAGCTGAGAAGCCAGACGCTAGAAGCCAGACGCCAGAAATAG
- the atpE gene encoding ATP synthase F0 subunit C, which produces MLKVALAITSGLTIMVAVLGGAMAQSRAASVTLEGIARNPEAASKVMTPMIIALALIESLVIYALVIAFLLQGKI; this is translated from the coding sequence ATGCTCAAGGTTGCGCTTGCCATAACCTCGGGCCTGACCATCATGGTCGCGGTGCTGGGCGGGGCCATGGCACAGAGCAGGGCCGCGTCCGTCACCCTCGAGGGGATCGCGCGCAACCCGGAGGCGGCTAGCAAGGTCATGACCCCCATGATCATCGCGCTCGCGCTCATCGAGTCGCTGGTGATCTACGCGCTCGTCATCGCGTTCCTGCTGCAGGGGAAAATTTAA